One window from the genome of Kosakonia cowanii JCM 10956 = DSM 18146 encodes:
- the hdfR gene encoding HTH-type transcriptional regulator HdfR produces the protein MDTELLKTFLEVSRTRHFGRAAEALYLTQSAVSFRIRQLENQLGVNLFTRHRNNIRLTAAGEKLLPYAETLMSTWQAARKEVAHTSRHHQFSIGASASLWECMLSDWLSRLYHLQDNLQFEARIAQRQSLVKQLHERQLDLLITTETPKMDEFSSQLLGHFTLALYSAEPEKKKSDLNYLRLEWGPDFQQHESGLIASDDVPTLTTSSAEVAHQQLPKLNGCTWLPVSWAEPKESLYPVMDTETLSRPLYAIWLQNSDKQNQIKDLLKINVIE, from the coding sequence TGGATACGGAATTGTTAAAAACTTTCCTCGAAGTGAGCAGGACTCGTCACTTCGGGCGCGCAGCGGAAGCACTTTATCTGACGCAATCCGCGGTGAGCTTTCGTATTCGCCAACTGGAGAACCAGCTGGGGGTTAATCTCTTCACCCGCCATCGTAATAATATCCGCCTGACCGCGGCCGGCGAGAAGCTGCTGCCCTATGCAGAAACGCTTATGAGTACCTGGCAAGCCGCCCGCAAAGAGGTCGCGCATACCTCGCGGCATCATCAATTTTCAATTGGTGCCAGTGCATCGCTTTGGGAATGCATGCTAAGTGACTGGCTCTCCCGGCTTTACCATTTGCAAGATAACCTTCAGTTTGAAGCGCGCATTGCCCAACGACAATCTCTGGTAAAACAATTACATGAGAGGCAACTCGATCTGTTAATAACGACCGAGACGCCAAAGATGGATGAGTTCAGCAGCCAGTTATTAGGCCATTTCACGCTTGCTCTTTACAGCGCCGAGCCAGAGAAGAAGAAAAGCGATCTCAATTACTTGCGCCTGGAATGGGGGCCAGATTTTCAGCAGCATGAGTCTGGATTGATCGCCAGTGATGACGTGCCGACTTTAACGACCAGTTCAGCGGAGGTTGCCCATCAGCAATTACCAAAACTGAATGGTTGTACCTGGTTGCCCGTTTCCTGGGCTGAGCCGAAAGAGAGTCTTTATCCTGTGATGGACACAGAAACATTGTCTCGCCCGTTATATGCGATCTGGCTGCAAAACAGTGATAAACAGAACCAGATAAAGGATCTTTTGAAGATTAACGTTATCGAATAG